A part of Anolis sagrei isolate rAnoSag1 chromosome 3, rAnoSag1.mat, whole genome shotgun sequence genomic DNA contains:
- the DNAJB13 gene encoding dnaJ homolog subfamily B member 13 isoform X3, whose product MKAGYRKLALKYHPFKNDAPWAQEKFKQIAEAYDVLSDPVKKGVYDKFAEEGLKGGIPLEFGIDTPWTEGYVFHGRPEKVFRDFFGGDNPFAEFYTAEGAEVNMAFGGLRGRGVKKQDPPIERDLYLSLEDLFYGCTKKIKISRRVMNEDGHASTIKDKILTIDVQPGWKQGTRITFPQEGDQGPNIIPADIIFIVKEKIHPRFKRDEDNLIYVAKIPLGKALIGCTIDVSTLDERLLNIPINDIVHPKYFKIVPGEGMPLSHDPTCKGDLYMYFDIVFPARLTPAKKDLLREALLT is encoded by the exons ATGAAGGCGGG TTACCGGAAACTGGCGTTGAAGTACCATCCTTTTAAGAATGATGCGCCTTGGGCTCAGGAGAAGTTCAAGCAAATTGCAGAAGCCTACGATGTTTTGAGCGACC CGGTGAAGAAAGGAGTCTATGATAAATTTGCGGAAGAAGGCCTTAAAGGAGGGATTCCTCTGGAGTTTGGGATTGACACCCCCTGGACAGAAGGCTATGTATTCCATGGAAGGCCCGAGAAAGTCTTCCGGGATTTCTTTGGAGGAGACAACCCTTTTGCTG AATTCTACACGGCTGAAGGGGCGGAAGTGaacatggcctttgggggcctgcGAGGGCGGGGAGTGAAGAAGCAAGACCCTCCCATCGAGCGAGACCTCTACCTCTCCCTGGAAGACCTGTTCTATGGATGCACCAAAAAAATCAAGATTTCACGTAGG GTGATGAATGAAGATGGCCACGCCTCCACCATCAAAGACAAAATCCTCACCATTGATGTCCAGCCAGGGTGGAAGCAAGGGACCAGGATCACCTTTCCACAAGAAGGGGACCAG GGCCCCAATATCATCCCGGCAGACATCATCTTCATCGTCAAGGAGAAGATCCACCCCCGGTTCAAGCGAGACGAGGACAACCTGATCTATGTGGCCAAGATCCCCCTGGGAAAG GCTCTGATTGGCTGCACCATTGATGTGAGCACCCTGGACGAGCGCCTGCTCAACATCCCCATCAACGACATTGTCCA CCCCAAATACTTCAAGATTGTGCCGGGAGAAGGGATGCCCCTGTCCCACGACCCCACCTGCAAAGGGGACCTCTACATGTACTTCGACATCGTCTTCCCCGCAAGGCTGACCCCGGCCAAGAAGGACCTCCTGCGGGAAGCCCTCCTGACGTGA
- the DNAJB13 gene encoding dnaJ homolog subfamily B member 13 isoform X2, translated as MGQDYYAILELTRSATDAQIKKAYRKLALKYHPFKNDAPWAQEKFKQIAEAYDVLSDPVKKGVYDKFAEEGLKGGIPLEFGIDTPWTEGYVFHGRPEKVFRDFFGGDNPFAEFYTAEGAEVNMAFGGLRGRGVKKQDPPIERDLYLSLEDLFYGCTKKIKISRRVMNEDGHASTIKDKILTIDVQPGWKQGTRITFPQEGDQGPNIIPADIIFIVKEKIHPRFKRDEDNLIYVAKIPLGKPQILQDCAGRRDAPVPRPHLQRGPLHVLRHRLPRKADPGQEGPPAGSPPDVRTTPVCFISPPNKK; from the exons ATGGGGCAGGACTACTACGCCATCCTGGAGCTCACCCGCAGCGCCACCGACGCCCAGATCAAGAAGGC TTACCGGAAACTGGCGTTGAAGTACCATCCTTTTAAGAATGATGCGCCTTGGGCTCAGGAGAAGTTCAAGCAAATTGCAGAAGCCTACGATGTTTTGAGCGACC CGGTGAAGAAAGGAGTCTATGATAAATTTGCGGAAGAAGGCCTTAAAGGAGGGATTCCTCTGGAGTTTGGGATTGACACCCCCTGGACAGAAGGCTATGTATTCCATGGAAGGCCCGAGAAAGTCTTCCGGGATTTCTTTGGAGGAGACAACCCTTTTGCTG AATTCTACACGGCTGAAGGGGCGGAAGTGaacatggcctttgggggcctgcGAGGGCGGGGAGTGAAGAAGCAAGACCCTCCCATCGAGCGAGACCTCTACCTCTCCCTGGAAGACCTGTTCTATGGATGCACCAAAAAAATCAAGATTTCACGTAGG GTGATGAATGAAGATGGCCACGCCTCCACCATCAAAGACAAAATCCTCACCATTGATGTCCAGCCAGGGTGGAAGCAAGGGACCAGGATCACCTTTCCACAAGAAGGGGACCAG GGCCCCAATATCATCCCGGCAGACATCATCTTCATCGTCAAGGAGAAGATCCACCCCCGGTTCAAGCGAGACGAGGACAACCTGATCTATGTGGCCAAGATCCCCCTGGGAAAG CCCCAAATACTTCAAGATTGTGCCGGGAGAAGGGATGCCCCTGTCCCACGACCCCACCTGCAAAGGGGACCTCTACATGTACTTCGACATCGTCTTCCCCGCAAGGCTGACCCCGGCCAAGAAGGACCTCCTGCGGGAAGCCCTCCTGACGTGAGGACCACCCCCGTCTGCTTCATCTCACCTCCAAACAAGAAATAA
- the DNAJB13 gene encoding dnaJ homolog subfamily B member 13 isoform X1: MGQDYYAILELTRSATDAQIKKAYRKLALKYHPFKNDAPWAQEKFKQIAEAYDVLSDPVKKGVYDKFAEEGLKGGIPLEFGIDTPWTEGYVFHGRPEKVFRDFFGGDNPFAEFYTAEGAEVNMAFGGLRGRGVKKQDPPIERDLYLSLEDLFYGCTKKIKISRRVMNEDGHASTIKDKILTIDVQPGWKQGTRITFPQEGDQGPNIIPADIIFIVKEKIHPRFKRDEDNLIYVAKIPLGKALIGCTIDVSTLDERLLNIPINDIVHPKYFKIVPGEGMPLSHDPTCKGDLYMYFDIVFPARLTPAKKDLLREALLT; this comes from the exons ATGGGGCAGGACTACTACGCCATCCTGGAGCTCACCCGCAGCGCCACCGACGCCCAGATCAAGAAGGC TTACCGGAAACTGGCGTTGAAGTACCATCCTTTTAAGAATGATGCGCCTTGGGCTCAGGAGAAGTTCAAGCAAATTGCAGAAGCCTACGATGTTTTGAGCGACC CGGTGAAGAAAGGAGTCTATGATAAATTTGCGGAAGAAGGCCTTAAAGGAGGGATTCCTCTGGAGTTTGGGATTGACACCCCCTGGACAGAAGGCTATGTATTCCATGGAAGGCCCGAGAAAGTCTTCCGGGATTTCTTTGGAGGAGACAACCCTTTTGCTG AATTCTACACGGCTGAAGGGGCGGAAGTGaacatggcctttgggggcctgcGAGGGCGGGGAGTGAAGAAGCAAGACCCTCCCATCGAGCGAGACCTCTACCTCTCCCTGGAAGACCTGTTCTATGGATGCACCAAAAAAATCAAGATTTCACGTAGG GTGATGAATGAAGATGGCCACGCCTCCACCATCAAAGACAAAATCCTCACCATTGATGTCCAGCCAGGGTGGAAGCAAGGGACCAGGATCACCTTTCCACAAGAAGGGGACCAG GGCCCCAATATCATCCCGGCAGACATCATCTTCATCGTCAAGGAGAAGATCCACCCCCGGTTCAAGCGAGACGAGGACAACCTGATCTATGTGGCCAAGATCCCCCTGGGAAAG GCTCTGATTGGCTGCACCATTGATGTGAGCACCCTGGACGAGCGCCTGCTCAACATCCCCATCAACGACATTGTCCA CCCCAAATACTTCAAGATTGTGCCGGGAGAAGGGATGCCCCTGTCCCACGACCCCACCTGCAAAGGGGACCTCTACATGTACTTCGACATCGTCTTCCCCGCAAGGCTGACCCCGGCCAAGAAGGACCTCCTGCGGGAAGCCCTCCTGACGTGA
- the LOC132772312 gene encoding dicarboxylate carrier UCP2, with the protein MVGFKPTDVPPTATVKFVGAGTAACIADLITFPLDTAKVRLQIQGEKKQAVTTRTAQYKGVFGTMATMVKNEGPKSLYNGLVAGLQRQMSFASVRIGLYDSVKQFYTKGSEHAGIGSRLLAGCTTGAMAVAVAQPTDVVKVRFQAQARMEGSKRYQGTLDAYKTIAREEGIRGLWKGTSPNITRNALVNCAELVTYDLIKDMILRYNLMTDNLPCHFTSAFGAGFCTTVIASPVDVVKTRYMNSAPGQYGSAVKCALTMLQKEGPLAFYKGFTPSFLRLGSWNVVMFVTYEQLKRALMAARGSWESPF; encoded by the exons ATGGTTGGATTCAAGCCCACTGATGTCCCTCCCACGGCCACAGTGAAGTTTGTGGGGGCTGGCACAGCCGCCTGCATTGCGGACCTCATCACCTTCCCGCTGGACACCGCCAAAGTCAGGTTGCAG ATCcaaggagagaagaagcaggcGGTCACCACCAGAACGGCCCAGTACAAGGGGGTCTTTGGCACCATGGCCACCATGGTGAAGAACGAGGGGCCCAAAAGCCTTTACAATGGCCTGGTGGCCGGCCTCCAGCGCCAGATGAGTTTTGCTTCAGTCCGCATTGGACTCTACGATTCGGTGAAGCAGTTCTACACGAAAGGCTCAGAGC ATGCTGGGATCGGCAGCCGCCTCCTTGCAGGCTGCACCACGGGAGCCATGGCAGTCGCAGTGGCCCAGCCAACGGACGTGGTGAAAGTGCGCTTCCAAGCACAAGCCCGAATGGAGGGCAGCAAGCGCTACCAAGGCACACTGGATGCCTACAAGACCATCGCCAGGGAGGAGGGCATCCGAGGCCTTTGGAAAG GTACTTCGCCTAATATCACCCGGAACGCCCTTGTGAACTGTGCCGAACTGGTGACCTATGACCTGATCAAGGATATGATCCTGAGATACAACCTGATGACAG ACAACCTCCCTTGCCACTTTACCTCTGCGTTTGGAGCCGGCTTCTGCACCACCGTCATCGCCTCTCCTGTCGATGTCGTCAAGACCAGATACATGAACTCTGCGCCCGGTCAATACGGAAGTGCCGTGAAGTGCGCTCTGACCATGCTCCAGAAGGAAGGGCCGCTGGCTTTTTACAAAGG TTTCACGCCCTCCTTTCTACGGCTGGGCTCCTGGAACGTGGTGATGTTTGTGACCTACGAGCAGCTGAAACGTGCCTTGATGGCGGCCCGTGGATCATGGGAATCTCCCTTCTGA